A region from the Drosophila bipectinata strain 14024-0381.07 chromosome 3R, DbipHiC1v2, whole genome shotgun sequence genome encodes:
- the LOC108121845 gene encoding uncharacterized protein: MRGWVLILFSLELIHLVVPQVEFNHTKLNHAVDRVFSRRKRFVLFPPGSNLKFTGQLSKGLISAYPKGVSMNIEQACYYPVPSKREDVYPKRYRQRTTTTEKPKTTTEPTYVWIPGTNWRFKATPVKKPNPIRLHSRIDERPHISSYSDPAKWAHWSKYGQRYENWSSANKNYQTYSQPGKWTKWATKSPQWAKYASYPNRWQRSVDGEYFDPEVEPYADVRSSNSLSYEEPFDPDMTPHHPPHYPELGHVDDWRHYNGHRDRRQLFEHFEGFSNILGIDGKACVLRAICDSKRLLLPKGYSMLQDIVRLVFTFPTITGVEDDYSRIMKMDADDCDLHFRDSCKLNILAWLLGGKWN; this comes from the exons ATGCGGGGCTGGGTGTTGATCTTATTCTCTTTGGAACTCATCCATTTGGTGGTTCCTCAAGTGGAGTTCAATCATACGAAACTTAATCATGCAGTGGATCGGGTATTTTCAAGGCGAAAGCGTTTTGTTCTGTTTCCTCCGGGCTCCAACTTAAAGTTTACGGGACAACTCAGCAAAGGTCTCATCTCGGCCTATCCAAAAGGTGTATCCATGAATATTGAGCAGGCCTGCTACTACCCAGTGCCCTCCAAAAGGGAGGACGTCTATCCAAAACGATACCGCCAAAGAACAACTACCACGGAGAAGCCAAAAACCACAACAGAACCCACCTATGTTTGGATACCAGGAACCAATTGGCGTTTTAAAGCCACTCCCGTTAAGAAGCCAAATCCGATAAGACTACACAGTCGCATAGATGAGAGACCCCACATATCCTCGTATTCCGATCCTGCTAAATGGGCCCATTGGTCCAAATACGGCCAGCGTTATGAAAACTGGTCATCAGCAAATAAAAACTATCAGACATACAGCCAACCTGGAAAATGGACCAAATGGGCAACAAAGTCCCCCCAGTGGGCAAAGTATGCCAGTTATCCAAATCGCTGGCAGAGATCGGTGGATGGTGAGTACTTCGATCCTGAGGTGGAGCCTTATGCGGATGTGAGGTCTTCGAATTCACTTAGCTATGAGGAACCTTTTGATCCCGACATGACTCCTCATCACCCTCCTCACTATCCGGAGCTTGGTCATGTTGATGACTGGCGGCACTACAACGGACACAGAGATCGTCGGCAGCTATTCGAACATTTTGAAGGATTTAGTAATAT TTTGGGCATCGATGGCAAGGCCTGTGTTTTGAGAGCTATTTGCGATAGCAAGCGACTGCTTTTGCCCAAAGGATATTCGATGCTCCAGGATATAGTGCGGCTGGTTTTTAC ATTCCCCACCATAACCGGCGTCGAGGATGACTACTCCCGCATCATGAAAATGGACGCGGACGATTGCGACCTGCACTTCCGCGATTCGTGTAAGCTCAATATTTTAGCTTGGCTGCTGGGAGGCAAATGGAACTGA
- the LOC108121885 gene encoding uncharacterized protein isoform X2 has product MSTTWQMLPLFFCTATLLGLCQSESVESLDVFAPATSHEAAKVNNVTLPPPGLVTKEETDFDQDPLTPHAAPFSQRKLSRGKRFVAFPVGSSASGAVCLTTGVIGNPNLLYLSLGINWGVAYDLPNVTWVLQNAHGWTTKKSAKAQIKRRHRRELYSRLETMIDSRDLWPQPTLMTMMERASDDSSASFANTSTSESDSEFSPAPPLLESVHDRWRRQVLSRPRRYLSFPEGSSLSVAVCFTVGIIGNPNYAYNSFGLNWGTAYDLPNTSWVLQNLHGFATHPVAPAVLKRRSRSALYQKIETIIDNMGYDGRNCILRTLCESRQYFQKTKMNMIGEMLRIIFSLPKQKLYTRELHENADIVHYDRAYRNGQDDDCLQYNCHFSLIELAFGKYSTPPKNYYA; this is encoded by the exons ATGTCTACAACTTGGCAGATGCTACCACTGTTCTTCTGCACAGCAACTCTCTTGGGCCTGTGCCAGAGTGAATCCGTTGAATCGCTGGATGTATTTGCTCCGGCAACGAGTCACGAAGCCGCCAAAGTCAACAATGTCACGCTGCCTCCGCCAGGACTCGTCACAAAAGAGGAAACCGACTTCGACCAGGACCCACTGACACCACATGCGGCCCCATTTTCGCAGCGGAAACTCTCGAGGGGCAAGCGTTTTGTGGCATTTCCCGTGGGTTCGTCAGCTTCG GGAGCTGTTTGTCTGACCACCGGTGTCATCGGTAACCCCAACCTTTTGTACCTCAGTTTGGGAATCAATTGGGGTGTTGCCTACGACCTACCCAATGTCACCTGGGTCCTCCAGAATGCTCATGGCTGGACCACAAAGAAATCGGCCAAGGCGCAAATCAAACGCAGACATCGACGTGAGCTCTACAGCCGTTTGGAGACAATGATAGACAG CCGTGATTTATGGCCGCAGCCAACATTGATGACTATGATGGAACGTGCATCGGACGACTCCTCCGCGTCATTCGCCAACACATCCACATCGGAATCTGACTCTGAATTCTCTCCTGCCCCACCACTCTTGGAGTCAGTGCACGACCGCTGGCGTCGCCAAGTGCTCAGTCGTCCGAGGCGCTATCTCAGCTTTCCCGAGGGCTCCTCGCTTTCC GTGGCCGTGTGCTTCACCGTCGGCATCATTGGCAACCCCAACTACGCCTACAACAGCTTCGGCCTGAACTGGGGCACGGCCTATGACCTGCCGAACACCTCGTGGGTGCTGCAGAATCTTCACGGCTTTGCAACGCATCCTGTGGCGCCTGCTGTCCTGAAGCGTCGGTCAAGGAGTGCCCTCTATCAAAAGATTGAGACCATCATAGATAA CATGGGCTACGATGGACGCAATTGTATTTTAAGAACCCTCTGCGAAAGTCGACAGTACTTCCAGAAAACCAAGATGAACATGATTGGTGAGATGCTTCGAATTATTTTCAG CCTGCCAAAGCAAAAACTTTATACAAGGGAACTGCACGAGAATGCCGATATAGTTCACTATGATCGGGCTTACCGCAATGGACAGGACGACGACTGCCTCCAGTACAACTGTCATTTCTCATTAATAGAACTGGCCTTTGGCAAATACTCTACTCCACCGAAAAATTATTACGCATAA
- the LOC108121757 gene encoding uncharacterized protein: MHSSSKQLALHLFLLFVGSCSPAKKPFQSNGTSVQSSLSRSKRVAIFNGSGTNKIVTGLAYPVKEADPVESLWGFINYQAQYVPSPIPIYWWSFWNTSTFVSTAREWHKDIKIQWRQDETRFWLYDIIETGLERIGGKHGSACLLRSICEICQRPFQHNNMFGEILNAVLIPRIDNVPERYLQARDAGKAGADCRKTYYECTKELWCKLTKMTKITF, translated from the exons ATGCACTCCAGCAGCAAGCAGTTGGCTCTCCACCTGTTTCTCCTATTTGTGGGTAGTTGCAGTCCTGCCAAAAAGCCCTTCCAGTCCAATGGGACTTCTGTTCAGTCGAGTTTGAGTCGCTCGAAGCGCGTGGCCATCTTTAATGGTTCGGGCACAAACAAG ATTGTTACAGGACTGGCCTATCCCGTCAAAGAGGCGGATCCGGTGGAGTCCTTATGGGGATTCATTAACTACCAAGCGCAATATGTACCCTCCCCAATTCCCATCTATTGGTGGAGTTTCTGGAATACCTCGACTTTTGTTTCAACGGCCAGAGAGTGGCATAAGGATATCAAAATTCAGTGGAGGCAGGACGAAACTCGATTTTGGTTGTACGATATTATTGAAACAGGCCTTGAGCG gatTGGTGGCAAACATGGAAGTGCATGTCTTTTAAGAAGCATTTGTGAGATATGTCAGAGACCCTTTCAGCACAATAATATGTTTGGTGAGATACTGAATGCGGTGCTGAT ACCTCGAATAGACAATGTTCCTGAAAGATATTTACAAGCCAGAGATGCTGGGAAAGCTGGTGCTGACTGTAGGAAAACATATTACGAATGCACTAAAGAACTATGGTGCAAACTTACCAAAATGACTAAGATCACTTTCTAG
- the LOC108121798 gene encoding uncharacterized protein, whose amino-acid sequence MGLLRTYHLSFVFLGLLAFDLVQDVGTSEVQELSSNTTQAVAKILSRQKRYLAFPEGSSVSGAICMTIGMIGNPDVDYLSWAVNWGVAYDLPNEKWVIQHAHGLNATLAKDTIKRRSRRAFYDEVQSIFDNMGFNGRSCVARALCESARFMLPSHHKGNMLQELVRTVFSMPPSKVAAQEPQAHHQYDKIYRRSKRNSRECHEIYPGCQFSLLALALGKYMSATTTKFSAINYM is encoded by the exons ATGGGGCTACTTCGGACCTACCATCTCAGTTTTGTGTTCTTAGGCCTTTTGGCTTTTGACTTAGTGCAGGATGTGGGGACATCCGAGGTGCAAGAACTCTCTTCCAATACCACCCAAGCGGTGGCTAAGATCCTGAGTCGGCAAAAGCGTTACCTAGCATTTCCTGAGGGATCCTCCGTTTCG GGCGCCATTTGCATGACCATTGGCATGATCGGCAACCCTGATGTGGACTACCTCAGTTGGGCGGTCAATTGGGGCGTGGCCTATGATCTGCCCAATGAGAAGTGGGTCATCCAGCACGCTCATGGACTGAATGCTACTCTGGCAAAGGACACAATCAAAAGGCGATCCAGGCGAGCATTTTACGACGAGGTGCAGTCTATCTTCGATAA TATGGGCTTTAATGGTCGGTCATGTGTGGCCCGAGCTCTCTGTGAAAGTGCCAGGTTTATGCTGCCGAGCCACCACAAGGGTAACATGTTGCAAGAATTGGTCAGGACTGTCTTTAGCATGCCACCTTCCAAGGTGGCGGCCCAAGAGCCTCAAGCTCACCATCAATATGATAAAATCTATCGCCGCTCCAAAAGGAATTCACGAGAATGCCATGAAATTTATCCGGGCTGTCAGTTTTCTTTATTGGCACTTGCTCTTGGAAAATATATGTCGGCTACTACCACTAAATTTAGCGCAATAAACTACAtgtaa
- the LOC108121872 gene encoding uncharacterized protein: MVKTIKIIGATGFGLLLIFLLPLCLFRNERPPQSNDTFDGEHLLGTNINPLKGPAGELEVSNEGWRHRLMRLHRQKRYLLFPEGSSFQLVFDIIIPIVDYTNYAILGITCSVAWELPSKAPSELIENVLTRINDGTIGTVRRNDSVPEPDPEAPSQNWNQNQNQDPDNRDAANWQATHALPANPPAYAANDHGYQSYYTNIQRIPASYTYANSANVNSDANANGQQRQAPMPANWHARQSWPKWQRQEAGTGPVAGVSPWSGARTDNWWTRNGQRVQQKWREKQRMWNPSKWTSFPSSGYSQRPRQVFKSPPKHRIYPVFAKRRRRRSLEQDPHFERFHLQQHLSSRQLLFGKIERLYKSQRLNGTSCVQRALCESAQRQRRLQGRDGPEPQSFIMELLSAIFQLPSSLDIDDPKELELLMSPHYLEAHRQQNNCRKLYGDCSHSFWLD; encoded by the exons ATGGTAAAAACAATCAAAATAATTGGAGCCACAGGATTCGGACTCTTGTTAATTTTTCTGCTTCCACTTTGCCTTTTCCGAAATGAGAGACCGCCACAAAGTAATGATACGTTCGATGGTGAACATTTATTGGGCACCAACATCAACCCATTAAAAGGACCTGCGGGGGAGCTGGAGGTAAGTAACGAGGGATGGCGCCACCGGTTGATGCGACTGCACCGCCAAAAGCGCTACCTCCTCTTCCCCGAGGGCTCCTCCTTCCAGTTAGTCTTCGACATCATCATACCCATCGTGGACTACACCAACTACGCCATCCTGGGCATCACCTGCTCGGTGGCCTGGGAGCTGCCCAGCAAGGCGCCCAGCGAGCTGATTGAAAACGTGCTTACCCGCATCAACGACGGCACCATCGGCACTGTCCGCCGAAACGACAGCGTCCCCGAGCCCGATCCCGAGGCTCCCTCCCAGAACtggaaccagaaccagaatcaGGATCCGGACAATCGAGACGCCGCTAATTGGCAGGCAACGCACGCACTTCCAGCGAATCCGCCGGCATATGCGGCCAATGACCATGGCTACCAGTCGTACTACACGAATATCCAACGCATCCCTGCCTCATACACTTATGCAAATTCTGCAAATGTGAATTCcgatgcaaatgcaaatggacAGCAGCGCCAGGCGCCGATGCCAGCTAATTGGCATGCGCGACAGTCGTGGCCAAAATGGCAGCGCCAGGAGGCCGGGACCGGGCCGGTAGCAGGTGTAAGTCCATGGTCTGGGGCAAGAACGGACAATTGGTGGACACGCAACGGTCAGAGGGTGCAGCAGAAGTGGCGTGAAAAGCAACGCATGTGGAACCCATCAAAGTGGAC CTCATTCCCAAGCTCGGGATACTCCCAGCGTCCTCGGCAAGTTTTTAAGTCCCCACCCAAGCATCGAATATATCCTGTGTTCGCTAAACGCCGAAGGAGAAGAAGTCTGGAACAAGATCCCCATTTTGAGCGATTTCATTTACAACAGCATCTCAGTTCCCGCCAGCTGTTGTTCGGAAAAATCGAAAGGCTGTACAAATC ACAACGTCTTAATGGCACTTCCTGTGTACAACGAGCTCTCTGCGAATCGGCCCAAAGACAGAGGCGCCTCCAAGGAAGAGATGGCCCGGAACCGCAAAGCTTCATAATGGAACTGCTTTCGGCCATTTTTCAGCTGCCTAGCAGCCTGGATATAGATGACCCCAAGGAGCTAGAGCTTTTGATGTCACCCCATTATCTGGAAGCACACCGACAGCAGAATAATTGTCGAAAACTTTACGGCGATTGTAGTCACTCATTTTGGTTGGACtag
- the LOC108121893 gene encoding uncharacterized protein → MAHLSAAALLMLQLVVPPILATHPHQTPSVTQPVDNFDGLVGLTEAHIDNGSDMHFDSSNPISDPDSDSNPGNATRILRRGKRYLQFAKGSRMSWRTNGKNNLWTINALYAYGYGFRANYPFPSIEEQKKDNAVFFRLFKRDLFSKLETALDGHGFDGRACMLKSFCTVVYDVDNPRKKSGMLFKLLKLIFSLDEHDKRHMPHLREENCEQIMHSHCPLSFDSISPYTDDI, encoded by the exons ATGGCTCACCTGTCAGCGGCAGCATTGCTGATGTTGCAATTGGTGGTGCCACCCATCCTCGCCACCCACCCTCATCAGACACCGTCTGTCACTCAACCCGTTGACAATTTTGATGGACTCGTCGGCCTGACCGAAGCCCACATCGACAATGGCTCTGACATGCATTTTGACAGCTCGAATCCGATATCCGACCCAGACAGCGACTCTAACCCGGGAAACGCCACCAGGATTCTGCGTCGGGGCAAGCGGTATCTCCAGTTCGCCAAGGGCTCGCGTATGTCG TGGCGTACCAATGGCAAGAACAACCTTTGGACCATAAATGCCCTATATGCGTACGGATACGGCTTTCGCGCCAATTATCCCTTTCCGTCCATCGAAGAACAGAAAAAGGATAACGCAGTGTTCTTTCGATTGTTTAAGCGAGATCTGTTTTCAAAGCTCGAAACTGCTTTAGATGG ACATGGCTTTGATGGCAGAGCCTGTATGCTAAAGTCCTTCTGCACAGTCGTCTATGATGTGGATAATCCCAGAAAGAAGAGTGGCATGCTCTTTAAACTACTGAAATTAATATTCAG CCTGGATGAACACGACAAACGCCACATGCCGCACTTGCGAGAAGAGAATTGCGAGCAAATCATGCATAGCCACTGCCCCTTGAGTTTCGACAGTATATCACCATATACAGATGATATTTAA
- the LOC108121885 gene encoding uncharacterized protein isoform X1: MSTTWQMLPLFFCTATLLGLCQSESVESLDVFAPATSHEAAKVNNVTLPPPGLVTKEETDFDQDPLTPHAAPFSQRKLSRGKRFVAFPVGSSASGAVCLTTGVIGNPNLLYLSLGINWGVAYDLPNVTWVLQNAHGWTTKKSAKAQIKRRHRRELYSRLETMIDSMGYDGRNCILRTLCESRQYFQKTKMNMIGEMLRIIFSLPKQKLYTRELHENADIVHYDRAYRNGQDDDCLQYNCHFSLIELAFGKYSTPPKNYYA, translated from the exons ATGTCTACAACTTGGCAGATGCTACCACTGTTCTTCTGCACAGCAACTCTCTTGGGCCTGTGCCAGAGTGAATCCGTTGAATCGCTGGATGTATTTGCTCCGGCAACGAGTCACGAAGCCGCCAAAGTCAACAATGTCACGCTGCCTCCGCCAGGACTCGTCACAAAAGAGGAAACCGACTTCGACCAGGACCCACTGACACCACATGCGGCCCCATTTTCGCAGCGGAAACTCTCGAGGGGCAAGCGTTTTGTGGCATTTCCCGTGGGTTCGTCAGCTTCG GGAGCTGTTTGTCTGACCACCGGTGTCATCGGTAACCCCAACCTTTTGTACCTCAGTTTGGGAATCAATTGGGGTGTTGCCTACGACCTACCCAATGTCACCTGGGTCCTCCAGAATGCTCATGGCTGGACCACAAAGAAATCGGCCAAGGCGCAAATCAAACGCAGACATCGACGTGAGCTCTACAGCCGTTTGGAGACAATGATAGACAG CATGGGCTACGATGGACGCAATTGTATTTTAAGAACCCTCTGCGAAAGTCGACAGTACTTCCAGAAAACCAAGATGAACATGATTGGTGAGATGCTTCGAATTATTTTCAG CCTGCCAAAGCAAAAACTTTATACAAGGGAACTGCACGAGAATGCCGATATAGTTCACTATGATCGGGCTTACCGCAATGGACAGGACGACGACTGCCTCCAGTACAACTGTCATTTCTCATTAATAGAACTGGCCTTTGGCAAATACTCTACTCCACCGAAAAATTATTACGCATAA
- the LOC108121844 gene encoding uncharacterized protein: protein MRLNESQSASVQGRQSEELLSRKRRYLVFPEGSSFQIVYDEIVGVVDHTNYLILGVTVALAWELPSKPPSEELDDLLTKLEDGTLDISRNDTVSNITYVDDAANDQTTTSSPLDYKPNYINLSSYGSGSNSYYSSSPVFRTPMHPSHQYADSYYSRPKGGRRKDPYYYYGGPGMSSRNPFAKWTRPYTPAKNSRYPYWALNSRLKDRYYGNRQTLRRQDVPPRTTTTTTTRRPTRPPAPRHHRIYPVFGKRSIPDAENPHKRQRRSGVASEHEEHLTRLEELQIKHHRRSRQSLYERIEKYLDKRGHHGYHCVLRTLCETGQKSAEQEPGTFVGELMRAVFTIPEALDNEPVAYRDTHYDKAHAAKQDCATLYPECKQSMWAAQFIQ from the exons ATGAGGCTGAATGAGTCCCAATCCGCATCCGTTCAAGGCAGGCAGTCGGAAGAGCTGTTGTCCAGGAAACGACGCTATTTGGTATTTCCGGAGGGCAGCTCCTTTCAGATCG TGTACGACGAAATTGTGGGAGTTGTAGACCATACGAACTACTTGATTCTGGGCGTCACGGTGGCTTTGGCCTGGGAGCTGCCCAGCAAGCCACCCAGCGAAGAACTGGACGATCTGCTGACCAAGCTGGAGGATGGTACTTTGGACATAAGTCGCAACGACACCGTGTCGAATATAACCTACGTGGATGATGCAGCCAACGACCAGACAACGACCAGCAGTCCCTTGGATTACAAACCAAACTACATTAACTTGTCAAGCTACGGGAGTGGCAGCAACTCCTACTACAGTTCCTCTCCCGTTTTCCGGACTCCGATGCATCCGTCTCATCAGTATGCTGACAGTTATTACAGCCGTCCGAAGGGAGGCAGGCGCAAAGACCCCTACTACTACTACGGTGGGCCAGGGATGAGCTCCAGAAATCCTTTCGCCAAGTGGACACGTCCCTATACTCCTGCCAAGAACTCACGCTACCCCTACTGGGCACTCAACTCGAG ACTTAAAGATCGTTACTATGGAAATAGGCAGACACTAAGGCGACAAGATGTACCTCCTAGGacaaccaccaccacaactACCAGACGGCCCACTAGACCACCAGCACCGCGTCACCATCGCATATATCCAGTGTTTGGAAAGCGCAGTATTCCGGATGCAGAAAATCCGCATAAACGGCAACGCCGTAGTGGAGTGGCTAGTGAGCACGAGGAGCACTTGACCAGATTGGAAGAGCTGCAGATAAAGCATCACCGTAGGAGTCGTCAGTCTTTGTACGAACGAATCGAAAAGTATTTAGACAA ACGTGGTCACCACGGCTACCACTGTGTGCTCCGCACGCTCTGCGAAACGGGACAAAAGTCAGCGGAACAGGAGCCTGGCACATTTGTGGGCGAACTAATGCGAGCGGTGTTCACCATTCCAGAGGCCTTGGACAACGAACCCGTCGCTTACCGAGACACCCACTACGACAAGGCACACGCCGCCAAACAGGACTGCGCCACTCTTTATCCGGAGTGCAAACAGTCCATGTGGGCCGCGCAGTTCATACAATAA
- the LOC108121758 gene encoding uncharacterized protein, translated as MENLIWFKGLVLGSFLMTFALASNQSSTASLENPNRRVTYMLEKSHLLHRQKRWLTFELGTSMTLTANCAKAILDTIPRGMLWLAEITSIYEMPAAVEDWIPRRVGKPKVKPPPPPPPPPPPPPPPPPPPPPPAVAPVALTPQPVFVPLSPSDPIQSFYFAYPQGIPTLSRRKSYTHQMQAGCPASHLVKDMYGTYYCRPSAMSRRLRRELEANGATVINHKSSPHGMLFDLVSMMATMFNYQPRYCIMRTLCESRHLLAPPGLTLFHDILRIMLRYVHPEIAHKPKYREAFTAGHSLHECANLYGPHCRQSFLLLVTERFRGKYVH; from the exons ATGGAGAATCTGATTTGGTTCAAAGGTTTGGTTCTTGGCTCCTTTTTGATGACTTTTGCTTTGGCCAGCAATCAGTCAAGTACAGCTTCTTTGGAGAATCCCAACCGACGCGTCACCTATATGCTAGAAAAGAGCCATCTTCTGCATCGACAGAAACGGTGGCTTACCTTTGAACTAGGAACTTCAATGACT CTCACAGCCAACTGCGCTAAAGCCATTCTGGATACCATTCCGAGGGGGATGCTTTGGCTGGCGGAGATCACGAGCATTTACGAGATGCCGGCGGCGGTCGAAGATTGGATACCCCGTCGCGTGGGAAAGCCTAAAGTGAAACCACCTCCCCCACCGCCACCTcctccgccaccaccacctcctcctcctccaccgccaccgccacctgCTGTTGCACCCGTTGCATTAACTCCTCAACCTGTGTTTGTGCCCCTCAGTCCCTCGGATCCCATACAGTCCTTCTACTTCGCCTACCCACAAGGCATTCCCACCCTGAGTCGTCGCAAGTCCTACACGCATCAGATGCAGGCCGGATGTCCTGCCTCGCATCTGGTCAAGGATATGTATGGCACTTACTACTGCCGTCCTTCGGCCATGTCGCGTCGCCTTAGGCGCGAGTTGGAAGCAAACGGAGCTACGGTGATCAACCATAAATCTAGTCCGCATGGAATGCTTTTCGACCTTGTCAGCATGATGGCCACCAT GTTCAATTATCAGCCCCGGTACTGCATCATGCGAACGTTGTGCGAGTCCCGGCATCTGCTGGCTCCGCCCGGCTTAACGCTCTTCCACGATATCCTCCGCATCATGCTGCGTTACGTGCATCCGGAGATTGCACATAAACCGAAATATCGGGAGGCCTTCACCGCCGGCCATTCACTGCATGAATGCGCCAACCTCTACGGGCCCCACTGTCGGCAGAGTTTTTTGCTCCTCGTCACCGAACGGTTTCGGGGGAAATATGTGCAttga